The nucleotide window AGCAGTTTCCTTTATGACAACTTTTGCTTTAGGTCTGATATCAAAAGCAGTTCAGGGTCTTAATATTATGTTTTTAAGCTTCACCATTCGTCTGGGCGTAGGGCTTGCGGCAGTGATTGTTTTTTTGCCATTGCTCTTGTTCATGATTCGAAAGCAATTGGGGACGATTTTGCCTAGGATTACAGACTATATGGTCGAATTAAACAAGCTTACCTAAACATAGATATGTCGGAGGATAAAGATAGCAAAAACCTGCCAGCTACCGGCAAGAAGAGAGAGGAATTGCGTTCACGCGGAGTAGTGGTTCGCAGCCAAGATCTTGGGGCTACGGTTTTATTAGCTGCCGCCATTGTTATGCTGTTAGTTTTGGGAAAGTACTATGGTGAGGCTTTTGTGGAAGTGATGAGCAGTAGCTTCGTTGAAATAGAGAATGTAGGACCAAATTCTTTGGGATTAATACATAATGCTGTTGTGATGCAACCTCAACTTGCAATATATCAAATCCTCTTTTGGATGGGTATTATTCTCTTGGTGTTACTCGCTCAAATTTCTCAAGTCGGACTGAGGATTTCTTCTAAGACATTAGAACCAAAGATAACAGCACTAAATCCTATCAATGGAATTAAAAATTTATTTAGCGTGCAGAAACTGGTGCAGCTTATCCTTGGGGTCTTTAAAATGGTTTTGGTAGTGGGCCTTACCTATGGGGCATATGTTGAACTAAGACAGAGTCCGGTATTTACTCGTATGGTAGGGCCTATGGAATATGGCGCATTCCTCACTTCAGTGATCTGGGAGGTGGGCTGGCGTGTTTTAGTCGCTCTGGTTGTGATATCAGCTATCGATTATGCTTATCAAAAATTCAAGTACGAGCGAGATAATCGTATGAGTCGTCAGGATGTAAAGGAAGAGATGAAACAGACGGAAGGTAATCCAGAAGTTAAGAAAAAGATCCGAGGCAAGATGCTCATCTCGTTTCGTAGGA belongs to Verrucomicrobiota bacterium and includes:
- a CDS encoding EscU/YscU/HrcU family type III secretion system export apparatus switch protein → MSEDKDSKNLPATGKKREELRSRGVVVRSQDLGATVLLAAAIVMLLVLGKYYGEAFVEVMSSSFVEIENVGPNSLGLIHNAVVMQPQLAIYQILFWMGIILLVLLAQISQVGLRISSKTLEPKITALNPINGIKNLFSVQKLVQLILGVFKMVLVVGLTYGAYVELRQSPVFTRMVGPMEYGAFLTSVIWEVGWRVLVALVVISAIDYAYQKFKYERDNRMSRQDVKEEMKQTEGNPEVKKKIRGKMLISFRRMLENMADSTIVITNPTHFAVALKYRRGETPAPMVMAKGMDRIAFKIKDKAIDLHIPIVENKPLARGLYQEAIIGEAIPVDYYRAVAIVIAGLQSEGYTLEASS